One genomic region from Oryzias melastigma strain HK-1 linkage group LG19, ASM292280v2, whole genome shotgun sequence encodes:
- the prph2a gene encoding peripherin-2a, which produces MALMVVKFDLKKRVKLAQTVWFMYWFAVLAGILVLSLGLFFKIELRKRSELMDNNESHFLPNLLILMGLIACGINAFGGKVCYDSLDPVKFAKWKPMLKYFLVFCVCFNGLLLLTSLLCFLMRIPLQFTLAEGIKNGMRYYKDTDTPGRCYMKRTLDLMQMEFRCCGNDNFRDWFEIQWVSNRYLDFSAKEVKDRIGSNVDGQYLMDGVPFSCCNPSSPRPCIQYQMTNNSAHYSYDHYTEELNVWKKGCRDALLSYYGGIMNTIGALVVLVTMLEVAVTVGLQYVNSSLSTLANPEEVESESEGYLLEKTVKETFTDIMAKMKAMGKGGKVEEGGEEAVATVS; this is translated from the exons ATGGCTTTGATGGTGGTCAAGTTTGACCTGAAAAAGCGAGTGAAGCTTGCTCAGACCGTCTGGTTTATGTACTGGTTTGCTGTTCTGGCTGGTATCCTCGTTCTCAGCTTGGGTTTGTTCTTCAAGATAGAGCTTCGAAAACGCTCAGAACTGATGGACAACAATGAAAGTCACTTTCTGCCCAACTTGCTCATACTCATGGGTCTCATAGCATGTGGCATCAATGCGTTTGGAGGCAAAGTCTGCTACGACTCTCTAGATCCTGTCAAGTTTGCCAAGTGGAAGCCCATGCTGAAGTACTTCTTGGTGTTCTGCGTGTGCTTCAACGGCCTGCTGCTCCTGACTTCCCTGCTTTGCTTCTTGATGAGGATCCCTCTGCAGTTTACCCTTGCTGAGGGAATAAAAAATGGCATGAGGTACTACAAGGACACGGACACTCCAGGACGGTGCTACATGAAGAGGACTCTGGACCTGATGCAGATGGAGTTTCGATGCTGTGGAAATGACAATTTTAGAGATTGGTTTGAGATCCAGTGGGTCAGCAACCGCTACCTTGACTTCAGCGCAAAGGAAGTCAAAGA TCGCATTGGGAGTAATGTGGACGGCCAATATTTGATGGATGGAGTGCCGTTCAGCTGCTGTAACCCCAGCTCCCCAAGACCCTGCATTCAGTACCAGATGACGAACAATTCGGCCCACTACAGTTACGACCACTACACTGAGGAGCTCAACGTGTGGAAGAAAGGCTGCCGCGACGCCCTGCTGTCCTACTATGGAGGCATCATGAACACCATAGGAGCGCTGGTGGTGCTGGTCACAATGCTGGAG GTCGCTGTGACCGTTGGCCTACAGTACGTCAACAGCTCCCTGTCCACGCTGGCGAACCCGGAGGAAGTAGAGAGCGAAAGCGAGGGCTATCTGCTGGAGAAGACGGTGAAGGAGACGTTCACAGACATCATGGCTAAAATGAAGGCCATGGGTAAAGGCGGTAAAGTGGAGGAAGGTGGGGAGGAAGCTGTTGCGACAGTGAGTTGA